Proteins from one Esox lucius isolate fEsoLuc1 chromosome 19, fEsoLuc1.pri, whole genome shotgun sequence genomic window:
- the LOC105018615 gene encoding ankyrin repeat and SOCS box protein 15 isoform X3 translates to MEEDRLLDYTVQMSIQESCRKELSCVESDEHLKIIKAIDQASSMLTLEEKTRTGETPLTLAVMAGQVDNVKILLDHGASPHNTNSKNESPLFLAVRFGSYEMACVLLSRGACVEQVCLKRCTAVHEAAKVGCSDIMELLLQHGGRVSEIDQDGVTPIAIAAEYAHSDVLEILIHNGGDVNAQAPNGDSVLFDAAGSGNTDCIYLLLRHGANPNVPSLSSQLPIHRAAYEGHYMALQMFIPLTTRRAIRLSGQSPVHAAADGGHEQCLQLLVEKGFDVNSLLDFHISENYGDMRKSALYFAVSNGDVPCTEMLLNSGAQPDLDPLRCLLVAVRAGSYEIVEMLLARQADVNCYFTVVSDTVFPTALQYCLRDERMMRLLLNNGYDADKCFCCNHDNTWNELRDQTDCNSQEKVPFCDFISVCWLVQLAGIAVWILLDYVGQVPLCLKLRQILEKHQEWPQICYLLNQANPRSLTHLCRLVIRKEMTPKRLGDPNIRDSIPLPPRLKEYLLYKEHDFVT, encoded by the exons ATGGAGGAAGACCGACTGCTTGATTATACTGTTCAGATGAGCATTCAAGAATCTTGCAGAAAAGAATTATCATGTGTAGAGAG TGATGAACATCTGAAGATCATAAAGGCTATTGATCAAG CATCTTCAATGTTGACCCTGGAGGAGAAGACAAGGACGGGAGAAACACCGCTAACTCTAGCAGTTATGGCTGGTCAAGTGGACAATGTAAAGATACTACTGGATCATGGAGCATCTCCTCATAACACCAACAGCAAGAATGAATCCCCTTTATTTCTAG CTGTGAGATTTGGTTCGTATGAAATGGCATGTGTTCTGCTCAGCAGAGGAGCTTGTGTGGAGCAGGTCTGTCTGAAGCGGTGTACTGCTGTTCATGAAGCAGCGAAGGTGGGCTGCTCTGATATCATGGAGCTACTGTTACAACATGGAGGCCGGGTCTCTGAGATAGATCAAGACGGCGTGACTCCAATAGCGATTGCAGCAGAGTACGCCCACTCAGATGTTCTTGAGATCCTTATTCACAATG GTGGCGATGTGAATGCACAGGCACCCAACGGGGACAGTGTACTGTTTGATGCTGCAGGATCTGGGAATACAGACTGTATATACCTACTTCTAAGACATGGAGCCAACCCTAACGTGCCTAGCCTGTCGTCACAGCTACCTATTCATCGAGCAGCATATGAGGGCCATTACAT GGCACTGCAAATGTTCATTCCATTAACCACTAGAAGGGCAATCAGACTTTCAGGCCAGAGTCCCGTTCACGCTGCGGCTGATGGAGGCCATGAACAATGCTTACAGCTACTTGTGGAAAAGGGATTTGATGTTAACTCTCTCCTAGACTTTCATATCTCTGAAAACTACGGAGACATGAGGAAAAGTGCGTTGTACTTTGCTGTCTCCAATGGAGACGTCCCATGCACAGAAATGCTGCTGAACTCAGGAGCCCAACCTGACCTTGACCCTCTACGCTGCCTCCTGGTGGCGGTGAGAGCTGGGAGTTATGAGATCGTGGAGATGCTTTTGGCCAGACAGGCTGACGTCAACTGCTACTTCACAGTGGTGAGTGACACTGTGTTTCCCACGGCTCTGCAGTACTGCTTGCGGGACGAGAGGATGATGCGTCTGTTGCTCAACAACGGCTATGACGCAGATAAatgtttctgctgtaaccatgaCAATACCTGGAATGAACTGAGGGACCAAACAGATTGCAACTCGCAAGAAAAAGTTCCT TTCTGCGATTTCATCAGCGTTTGCTGGCTGGTCCAATTGGCTGGGATAGCTGTGTGGATCCTTCTGGACTATGTGGGCCAAGTGCCTCTCTGTTTGAAGCTAAGACAGATCCTAGAGAAGCACCAGGAGTGGCCTCAGATTTGTTACCTATTAA ACCAAGCAAACCCCCGTTCACTGACACATCTGTGCAGACTGGTGATCAGGAAAGAGATGACACCGAAGAGGCTGGGGGACCCCAACATCAGGGACTCCATCCCCCTTCCACCCAGACTGAAAGAATACCTACTCTACAAAGAACATGATTTTGTGACATAA
- the LOC105018615 gene encoding ankyrin repeat and SOCS box protein 15 isoform X2, which translates to MEEDRLLDYTVQMSIQESCRKELSCVESDEHLKIIKAIDQGDILTLQELTGFPTGFNEADDCGWYPLHKAAIQTLVRVLEIVVNASSMLTLEEKTRTGETPLTLAVMAGQVDNVKILLDHGASPHNTNSKNESPLFLAVRFGSYEMACVLLSRGACVEQVCLKRCTAVHEAAKVGCSDIMELLLQHGGRVSEIDQDGVTPIAIAAEYAHSDVLEILIHNGGDVNAQAPNGDSVLFDAAGSGNTDCIYLLLRHGANPNVPSLSSQLPIHRAAYEGHYMALQMFIPLTTRRAIRLSGQSPVHAAADGGHEQCLQLLVEKGFDVNSLLDFHISENYGDMRKSALYFAVSNGDVPCTEMLLNSGAQPDLDPLRCLLVAVRAGSYEIVEMLLARQADVNCYFTVVSDTVFPTALQYCLRDERMMRLLLNNGYDADKCFCCNHDNTWNELRDQTDCNSQEKVPFCDFISVCWLVQLAGIAVWILLDYVGQVPLCLKLRQILEKHQEWPQICYLLTNPRSLTHLCRLVIRKEMTPKRLGDPNIRDSIPLPPRLKEYLLYKEHDFVT; encoded by the exons ATGGAGGAAGACCGACTGCTTGATTATACTGTTCAGATGAGCATTCAAGAATCTTGCAGAAAAGAATTATCATGTGTAGAGAG TGATGAACATCTGAAGATCATAAAGGCTATTGATCAAG GTGACATACTCACCCTCCAAGAGCTGACAGGATTTCCAACAGGCTTTAATGAGGCAGATGACTGTGGCTGGTACCCTCTGCACAAGGCAGCTATCCAAACTTTGGTCCGGGTGCTGGAGATAGTGGTGAATG CATCTTCAATGTTGACCCTGGAGGAGAAGACAAGGACGGGAGAAACACCGCTAACTCTAGCAGTTATGGCTGGTCAAGTGGACAATGTAAAGATACTACTGGATCATGGAGCATCTCCTCATAACACCAACAGCAAGAATGAATCCCCTTTATTTCTAG CTGTGAGATTTGGTTCGTATGAAATGGCATGTGTTCTGCTCAGCAGAGGAGCTTGTGTGGAGCAGGTCTGTCTGAAGCGGTGTACTGCTGTTCATGAAGCAGCGAAGGTGGGCTGCTCTGATATCATGGAGCTACTGTTACAACATGGAGGCCGGGTCTCTGAGATAGATCAAGACGGCGTGACTCCAATAGCGATTGCAGCAGAGTACGCCCACTCAGATGTTCTTGAGATCCTTATTCACAATG GTGGCGATGTGAATGCACAGGCACCCAACGGGGACAGTGTACTGTTTGATGCTGCAGGATCTGGGAATACAGACTGTATATACCTACTTCTAAGACATGGAGCCAACCCTAACGTGCCTAGCCTGTCGTCACAGCTACCTATTCATCGAGCAGCATATGAGGGCCATTACAT GGCACTGCAAATGTTCATTCCATTAACCACTAGAAGGGCAATCAGACTTTCAGGCCAGAGTCCCGTTCACGCTGCGGCTGATGGAGGCCATGAACAATGCTTACAGCTACTTGTGGAAAAGGGATTTGATGTTAACTCTCTCCTAGACTTTCATATCTCTGAAAACTACGGAGACATGAGGAAAAGTGCGTTGTACTTTGCTGTCTCCAATGGAGACGTCCCATGCACAGAAATGCTGCTGAACTCAGGAGCCCAACCTGACCTTGACCCTCTACGCTGCCTCCTGGTGGCGGTGAGAGCTGGGAGTTATGAGATCGTGGAGATGCTTTTGGCCAGACAGGCTGACGTCAACTGCTACTTCACAGTGGTGAGTGACACTGTGTTTCCCACGGCTCTGCAGTACTGCTTGCGGGACGAGAGGATGATGCGTCTGTTGCTCAACAACGGCTATGACGCAGATAAatgtttctgctgtaaccatgaCAATACCTGGAATGAACTGAGGGACCAAACAGATTGCAACTCGCAAGAAAAAGTTCCT TTCTGCGATTTCATCAGCGTTTGCTGGCTGGTCCAATTGGCTGGGATAGCTGTGTGGATCCTTCTGGACTATGTGGGCCAAGTGCCTCTCTGTTTGAAGCTAAGACAGATCCTAGAGAAGCACCAGGAGTGGCCTCAGATTTGTTACCTATTAA CAAACCCCCGTTCACTGACACATCTGTGCAGACTGGTGATCAGGAAAGAGATGACACCGAAGAGGCTGGGGGACCCCAACATCAGGGACTCCATCCCCCTTCCACCCAGACTGAAAGAATACCTACTCTACAAAGAACATGATTTTGTGACATAA
- the LOC105018615 gene encoding ankyrin repeat and SOCS box protein 15 isoform X1: protein MEEDRLLDYTVQMSIQESCRKELSCVESDEHLKIIKAIDQGDILTLQELTGFPTGFNEADDCGWYPLHKAAIQTLVRVLEIVVNASSMLTLEEKTRTGETPLTLAVMAGQVDNVKILLDHGASPHNTNSKNESPLFLAVRFGSYEMACVLLSRGACVEQVCLKRCTAVHEAAKVGCSDIMELLLQHGGRVSEIDQDGVTPIAIAAEYAHSDVLEILIHNGGDVNAQAPNGDSVLFDAAGSGNTDCIYLLLRHGANPNVPSLSSQLPIHRAAYEGHYMALQMFIPLTTRRAIRLSGQSPVHAAADGGHEQCLQLLVEKGFDVNSLLDFHISENYGDMRKSALYFAVSNGDVPCTEMLLNSGAQPDLDPLRCLLVAVRAGSYEIVEMLLARQADVNCYFTVVSDTVFPTALQYCLRDERMMRLLLNNGYDADKCFCCNHDNTWNELRDQTDCNSQEKVPFCDFISVCWLVQLAGIAVWILLDYVGQVPLCLKLRQILEKHQEWPQICYLLNQANPRSLTHLCRLVIRKEMTPKRLGDPNIRDSIPLPPRLKEYLLYKEHDFVT, encoded by the exons ATGGAGGAAGACCGACTGCTTGATTATACTGTTCAGATGAGCATTCAAGAATCTTGCAGAAAAGAATTATCATGTGTAGAGAG TGATGAACATCTGAAGATCATAAAGGCTATTGATCAAG GTGACATACTCACCCTCCAAGAGCTGACAGGATTTCCAACAGGCTTTAATGAGGCAGATGACTGTGGCTGGTACCCTCTGCACAAGGCAGCTATCCAAACTTTGGTCCGGGTGCTGGAGATAGTGGTGAATG CATCTTCAATGTTGACCCTGGAGGAGAAGACAAGGACGGGAGAAACACCGCTAACTCTAGCAGTTATGGCTGGTCAAGTGGACAATGTAAAGATACTACTGGATCATGGAGCATCTCCTCATAACACCAACAGCAAGAATGAATCCCCTTTATTTCTAG CTGTGAGATTTGGTTCGTATGAAATGGCATGTGTTCTGCTCAGCAGAGGAGCTTGTGTGGAGCAGGTCTGTCTGAAGCGGTGTACTGCTGTTCATGAAGCAGCGAAGGTGGGCTGCTCTGATATCATGGAGCTACTGTTACAACATGGAGGCCGGGTCTCTGAGATAGATCAAGACGGCGTGACTCCAATAGCGATTGCAGCAGAGTACGCCCACTCAGATGTTCTTGAGATCCTTATTCACAATG GTGGCGATGTGAATGCACAGGCACCCAACGGGGACAGTGTACTGTTTGATGCTGCAGGATCTGGGAATACAGACTGTATATACCTACTTCTAAGACATGGAGCCAACCCTAACGTGCCTAGCCTGTCGTCACAGCTACCTATTCATCGAGCAGCATATGAGGGCCATTACAT GGCACTGCAAATGTTCATTCCATTAACCACTAGAAGGGCAATCAGACTTTCAGGCCAGAGTCCCGTTCACGCTGCGGCTGATGGAGGCCATGAACAATGCTTACAGCTACTTGTGGAAAAGGGATTTGATGTTAACTCTCTCCTAGACTTTCATATCTCTGAAAACTACGGAGACATGAGGAAAAGTGCGTTGTACTTTGCTGTCTCCAATGGAGACGTCCCATGCACAGAAATGCTGCTGAACTCAGGAGCCCAACCTGACCTTGACCCTCTACGCTGCCTCCTGGTGGCGGTGAGAGCTGGGAGTTATGAGATCGTGGAGATGCTTTTGGCCAGACAGGCTGACGTCAACTGCTACTTCACAGTGGTGAGTGACACTGTGTTTCCCACGGCTCTGCAGTACTGCTTGCGGGACGAGAGGATGATGCGTCTGTTGCTCAACAACGGCTATGACGCAGATAAatgtttctgctgtaaccatgaCAATACCTGGAATGAACTGAGGGACCAAACAGATTGCAACTCGCAAGAAAAAGTTCCT TTCTGCGATTTCATCAGCGTTTGCTGGCTGGTCCAATTGGCTGGGATAGCTGTGTGGATCCTTCTGGACTATGTGGGCCAAGTGCCTCTCTGTTTGAAGCTAAGACAGATCCTAGAGAAGCACCAGGAGTGGCCTCAGATTTGTTACCTATTAA ACCAAGCAAACCCCCGTTCACTGACACATCTGTGCAGACTGGTGATCAGGAAAGAGATGACACCGAAGAGGCTGGGGGACCCCAACATCAGGGACTCCATCCCCCTTCCACCCAGACTGAAAGAATACCTACTCTACAAAGAACATGATTTTGTGACATAA
- the LOC105018615 gene encoding ankyrin repeat and SOCS box protein 15 isoform X5, with the protein MLTLEEKTRTGETPLTLAVMAGQVDNVKILLDHGASPHNTNSKNESPLFLAVRFGSYEMACVLLSRGACVEQVCLKRCTAVHEAAKVGCSDIMELLLQHGGRVSEIDQDGVTPIAIAAEYAHSDVLEILIHNGGDVNAQAPNGDSVLFDAAGSGNTDCIYLLLRHGANPNVPSLSSQLPIHRAAYEGHYMALQMFIPLTTRRAIRLSGQSPVHAAADGGHEQCLQLLVEKGFDVNSLLDFHISENYGDMRKSALYFAVSNGDVPCTEMLLNSGAQPDLDPLRCLLVAVRAGSYEIVEMLLARQADVNCYFTVVSDTVFPTALQYCLRDERMMRLLLNNGYDADKCFCCNHDNTWNELRDQTDCNSQEKVPFCDFISVCWLVQLAGIAVWILLDYVGQVPLCLKLRQILEKHQEWPQICYLLNQANPRSLTHLCRLVIRKEMTPKRLGDPNIRDSIPLPPRLKEYLLYKEHDFVT; encoded by the exons ATGTTGACCCTGGAGGAGAAGACAAGGACGGGAGAAACACCGCTAACTCTAGCAGTTATGGCTGGTCAAGTGGACAATGTAAAGATACTACTGGATCATGGAGCATCTCCTCATAACACCAACAGCAAGAATGAATCCCCTTTATTTCTAG CTGTGAGATTTGGTTCGTATGAAATGGCATGTGTTCTGCTCAGCAGAGGAGCTTGTGTGGAGCAGGTCTGTCTGAAGCGGTGTACTGCTGTTCATGAAGCAGCGAAGGTGGGCTGCTCTGATATCATGGAGCTACTGTTACAACATGGAGGCCGGGTCTCTGAGATAGATCAAGACGGCGTGACTCCAATAGCGATTGCAGCAGAGTACGCCCACTCAGATGTTCTTGAGATCCTTATTCACAATG GTGGCGATGTGAATGCACAGGCACCCAACGGGGACAGTGTACTGTTTGATGCTGCAGGATCTGGGAATACAGACTGTATATACCTACTTCTAAGACATGGAGCCAACCCTAACGTGCCTAGCCTGTCGTCACAGCTACCTATTCATCGAGCAGCATATGAGGGCCATTACAT GGCACTGCAAATGTTCATTCCATTAACCACTAGAAGGGCAATCAGACTTTCAGGCCAGAGTCCCGTTCACGCTGCGGCTGATGGAGGCCATGAACAATGCTTACAGCTACTTGTGGAAAAGGGATTTGATGTTAACTCTCTCCTAGACTTTCATATCTCTGAAAACTACGGAGACATGAGGAAAAGTGCGTTGTACTTTGCTGTCTCCAATGGAGACGTCCCATGCACAGAAATGCTGCTGAACTCAGGAGCCCAACCTGACCTTGACCCTCTACGCTGCCTCCTGGTGGCGGTGAGAGCTGGGAGTTATGAGATCGTGGAGATGCTTTTGGCCAGACAGGCTGACGTCAACTGCTACTTCACAGTGGTGAGTGACACTGTGTTTCCCACGGCTCTGCAGTACTGCTTGCGGGACGAGAGGATGATGCGTCTGTTGCTCAACAACGGCTATGACGCAGATAAatgtttctgctgtaaccatgaCAATACCTGGAATGAACTGAGGGACCAAACAGATTGCAACTCGCAAGAAAAAGTTCCT TTCTGCGATTTCATCAGCGTTTGCTGGCTGGTCCAATTGGCTGGGATAGCTGTGTGGATCCTTCTGGACTATGTGGGCCAAGTGCCTCTCTGTTTGAAGCTAAGACAGATCCTAGAGAAGCACCAGGAGTGGCCTCAGATTTGTTACCTATTAA ACCAAGCAAACCCCCGTTCACTGACACATCTGTGCAGACTGGTGATCAGGAAAGAGATGACACCGAAGAGGCTGGGGGACCCCAACATCAGGGACTCCATCCCCCTTCCACCCAGACTGAAAGAATACCTACTCTACAAAGAACATGATTTTGTGACATAA
- the LOC105018615 gene encoding ankyrin repeat and SOCS box protein 15 isoform X4 produces the protein MPTASSMLTLEEKTRTGETPLTLAVMAGQVDNVKILLDHGASPHNTNSKNESPLFLAVRFGSYEMACVLLSRGACVEQVCLKRCTAVHEAAKVGCSDIMELLLQHGGRVSEIDQDGVTPIAIAAEYAHSDVLEILIHNGGDVNAQAPNGDSVLFDAAGSGNTDCIYLLLRHGANPNVPSLSSQLPIHRAAYEGHYMALQMFIPLTTRRAIRLSGQSPVHAAADGGHEQCLQLLVEKGFDVNSLLDFHISENYGDMRKSALYFAVSNGDVPCTEMLLNSGAQPDLDPLRCLLVAVRAGSYEIVEMLLARQADVNCYFTVVSDTVFPTALQYCLRDERMMRLLLNNGYDADKCFCCNHDNTWNELRDQTDCNSQEKVPFCDFISVCWLVQLAGIAVWILLDYVGQVPLCLKLRQILEKHQEWPQICYLLNQANPRSLTHLCRLVIRKEMTPKRLGDPNIRDSIPLPPRLKEYLLYKEHDFVT, from the exons ATG CCAACAGCATCTTCAATGTTGACCCTGGAGGAGAAGACAAGGACGGGAGAAACACCGCTAACTCTAGCAGTTATGGCTGGTCAAGTGGACAATGTAAAGATACTACTGGATCATGGAGCATCTCCTCATAACACCAACAGCAAGAATGAATCCCCTTTATTTCTAG CTGTGAGATTTGGTTCGTATGAAATGGCATGTGTTCTGCTCAGCAGAGGAGCTTGTGTGGAGCAGGTCTGTCTGAAGCGGTGTACTGCTGTTCATGAAGCAGCGAAGGTGGGCTGCTCTGATATCATGGAGCTACTGTTACAACATGGAGGCCGGGTCTCTGAGATAGATCAAGACGGCGTGACTCCAATAGCGATTGCAGCAGAGTACGCCCACTCAGATGTTCTTGAGATCCTTATTCACAATG GTGGCGATGTGAATGCACAGGCACCCAACGGGGACAGTGTACTGTTTGATGCTGCAGGATCTGGGAATACAGACTGTATATACCTACTTCTAAGACATGGAGCCAACCCTAACGTGCCTAGCCTGTCGTCACAGCTACCTATTCATCGAGCAGCATATGAGGGCCATTACAT GGCACTGCAAATGTTCATTCCATTAACCACTAGAAGGGCAATCAGACTTTCAGGCCAGAGTCCCGTTCACGCTGCGGCTGATGGAGGCCATGAACAATGCTTACAGCTACTTGTGGAAAAGGGATTTGATGTTAACTCTCTCCTAGACTTTCATATCTCTGAAAACTACGGAGACATGAGGAAAAGTGCGTTGTACTTTGCTGTCTCCAATGGAGACGTCCCATGCACAGAAATGCTGCTGAACTCAGGAGCCCAACCTGACCTTGACCCTCTACGCTGCCTCCTGGTGGCGGTGAGAGCTGGGAGTTATGAGATCGTGGAGATGCTTTTGGCCAGACAGGCTGACGTCAACTGCTACTTCACAGTGGTGAGTGACACTGTGTTTCCCACGGCTCTGCAGTACTGCTTGCGGGACGAGAGGATGATGCGTCTGTTGCTCAACAACGGCTATGACGCAGATAAatgtttctgctgtaaccatgaCAATACCTGGAATGAACTGAGGGACCAAACAGATTGCAACTCGCAAGAAAAAGTTCCT TTCTGCGATTTCATCAGCGTTTGCTGGCTGGTCCAATTGGCTGGGATAGCTGTGTGGATCCTTCTGGACTATGTGGGCCAAGTGCCTCTCTGTTTGAAGCTAAGACAGATCCTAGAGAAGCACCAGGAGTGGCCTCAGATTTGTTACCTATTAA ACCAAGCAAACCCCCGTTCACTGACACATCTGTGCAGACTGGTGATCAGGAAAGAGATGACACCGAAGAGGCTGGGGGACCCCAACATCAGGGACTCCATCCCCCTTCCACCCAGACTGAAAGAATACCTACTCTACAAAGAACATGATTTTGTGACATAA